Proteins from one Dysgonomonas sp. HDW5A genomic window:
- a CDS encoding NAD(P)/FAD-dependent oxidoreductase, translated as MQKDIDLRVSPDQAADINLVKGIAADKTNTKMTEITDVRIMKRSIDARQRNIFINLRVRLYIGEPQPDVFFDKTDYPDVSKSPQAIVVGAGPGGLFAALRLIELGVRPIVVERGKSVRERKKDLATINREHIVDGDSNYCFGEGGAGAYSDGKLYTRSKKRGNADKILNVFCQHGATTDILIDAHPHIGTDKLPAIIQRMREQIISAGGEVHFETRMDELIIENNEVKGIKTNTGKIFEGYVILATGHSARDVYYMLHDKKVKIEAKGLAVGVRVEHPVHLIDQIQYHNPEGRGEYLPAAEYNFVVQSGDRGVYSFCMCPGGIVVAAASGDRQLVVNGMSPSNRGSKWSNSGIVVEIHPGDFPEYQEYGELELLKFQEDLEEKAWIAGGKTQVAPAQLMSDFVNNVKSEELPKTSYAPGITSSNLNEWLPPFISKRLQDGLNQVGAKQKGYLTNEAILLGVESRTSSPVRILRDRETLQHVEIKGLYPCGEGAGYAGGIVSAGMDGERCAEALAGVLLKN; from the coding sequence ATGCAAAAAGATATAGACTTAAGGGTAAGCCCCGATCAAGCCGCAGATATAAATCTCGTTAAAGGTATTGCAGCAGATAAAACCAATACCAAAATGACGGAGATTACAGATGTGCGGATAATGAAACGTTCGATTGATGCTCGTCAGCGTAATATTTTTATCAATTTACGTGTCAGGTTATATATCGGAGAACCTCAGCCAGATGTGTTTTTTGATAAAACAGATTATCCCGATGTAAGTAAGTCGCCTCAGGCGATAGTTGTAGGAGCAGGTCCCGGTGGATTATTTGCTGCTTTACGACTTATTGAGCTTGGTGTACGACCTATTGTTGTGGAAAGAGGTAAATCGGTAAGAGAACGTAAAAAAGATTTAGCGACTATCAATAGGGAGCATATTGTTGATGGAGACTCCAACTACTGTTTCGGCGAAGGTGGAGCTGGTGCCTATTCGGATGGAAAGCTCTATACAAGAAGCAAAAAGCGTGGCAATGCCGATAAAATATTGAATGTATTTTGCCAGCATGGAGCAACTACCGATATTCTGATTGATGCCCATCCTCATATCGGAACAGATAAACTTCCGGCAATTATTCAAAGGATGCGTGAACAAATAATTTCGGCAGGAGGAGAAGTTCATTTCGAGACCCGTATGGATGAACTTATTATTGAGAATAATGAAGTAAAAGGTATCAAAACCAATACAGGTAAAATATTTGAAGGGTATGTAATATTAGCAACAGGACATTCAGCTAGAGATGTATATTATATGCTCCATGACAAGAAAGTAAAGATCGAAGCTAAAGGTTTAGCAGTAGGTGTTCGGGTAGAACATCCTGTACATTTGATAGATCAGATACAATATCATAATCCTGAAGGACGTGGCGAATATTTGCCTGCTGCCGAATATAATTTTGTAGTTCAATCGGGCGATAGAGGTGTCTATTCGTTTTGTATGTGTCCGGGTGGAATTGTGGTAGCTGCTGCAAGTGGCGATCGTCAATTGGTTGTCAACGGAATGTCGCCCTCTAATCGTGGATCAAAATGGTCAAATTCGGGAATTGTAGTTGAAATACATCCCGGAGATTTTCCCGAATACCAAGAATATGGAGAACTTGAGCTTCTTAAATTTCAAGAGGACTTAGAAGAGAAAGCTTGGATTGCAGGAGGGAAAACTCAGGTTGCACCCGCACAACTTATGTCTGATTTTGTAAACAATGTAAAAAGCGAAGAACTGCCTAAGACATCTTATGCACCGGGTATTACATCTTCTAACTTGAATGAGTGGCTACCTCCATTTATCTCGAAACGTTTGCAAGACGGGCTTAATCAAGTGGGAGCAAAACAGAAAGGGTACTTGACTAACGAGGCTATTTTATTGGGTGTCGAAAGCCGTACGTCTTCGCCTGTTCGTATTTTGCGTGATCGAGAGACTCTTCAACATGTCGAAATAAAAGGTCTTTATCCTTGTGGCGAAGGTGCAGGTTATGCAGGTGGAATTGTTTCTGCCGGAATGGATGGCGAACGCTGTGCAGAGGCTTTGGCTGGAGTGTTATTGAAAAACTAA